CACATCGACAGTTCCATCATCTGCACATCGTTGGCCTGCGCCCAGGTTTCCTGGCAAACGAAACGGATGTAGCGCACGGGTTTGGAATCCAGCGGCATGTTCCATTCTTCGCCGTTGATGTGGGCGTACTGAATGTCTTCGTCGTTGAGTTGGCCGAGCGGCAGATTGGAGGGTTTGATGGATTCGAAGGTCCCCAGATAGATCCATCCCGCAAAATCGGCGTTCACGTTGGGATGTGGCGAGCCCCAGAGTTCGAATTTCTTCGGATGGGCATAGTTGTACAGGAGATTGGTTTCCGGCCGCTGGTTAATTTTAAAGCGGCTGATCTTGGCCATCTGCCCCATATCGAACGTAAACTGCAGGCCGAAGTTGGCAAAGCCCGTTCCGCCGCTCGGTTGCGCATCGATCCGGTTGTTCCAGAGGTTTTCGATGTACCAGTTCGGTGTCGTATAGGCGGAGTAAGGGATGCCGGGCGGGTTCCAGCGCCGGAAGAGCCCCTTGTCCAGCGCTTCTTCATAAAACGGTTTATACACCCCAAACACCGTGTCGGTTACATTGCCCCAGCGGTCGTGGATGTACACCCCGAATTCCCGGTCCACATCTGCATAACCACGCACCGTACCCACGCCGGCTTTTGTTTTGGAATAAAAATTCGCGGCTTCCACATATTCCTCTACCCCGTACCGGGCTTCCTTCGTAATCACCGTCACCACGATATCCGCCGCGTTGCCGTTCACCCAATCGAGCCGCACCCCACCGAAATCAGCCTGCATCACCAGGGATTCGAGTATACCGTAGATCGGTGCGTTCAGCGGCGTAACGTCTACCGAAGCCGGCGAAGAAGCGTTCTCGCTGCGGTCGTAAGCGACGAGCGTCACGGACTGCGTCTGCGACTTCCCGAGGCCTTCCAGCACCAGCCGTGTATCATACACGGAGGCTTTCTGCTCCACGGTTTTGCCATTGCGTTGGTAAGTGGCTTTGATATACAGGAGATCATTGTCCGCCGGGATTTTATACCGGATGATGGACCCTCCGGGCACATTTTCCACTGTCATGCCCGTGACCGGGCCCGGCGGAACGTCGTCGACGGGATATTGCCCCACCAGTTCGTCTTCCTTGCAGGCCTGCAGGAGGAGCAGTAGAAACGGAAATAGCCATATTTTCTTCATATTGGAATGTTTTTTATGGCCGGGCTTACCAACCCGGGTTTTGAATGAGCTTGTTGTTTCGGAGGATTTCGTCCTGCATGATGGGCCAGAGGATATCCCTGAGCCCGTAGGGTTTGCGGTTCCAGGTAACGGGTTGATAGAAGTCCTGGGCCGTTACGCCTTCCGTGTTCCATCCCATGATCGGCTGATTGTAGCTGGAGATGGCTTTTTTCCATCGGCGGAGGTCCCAGAAGCGGTGCCCTTCAAACGCCAGTTCGATGTTCCGTTCCTGGTGGATGATCTCCCGCATGCCGTCCTTGTTCTGGAATTTTCCGGGGAAGATGGAATGCTGCGTCCAGGATTCGGCGACGCCCTGAAGACCGGCACGGCGGCGCACCAGGTCGATGTAATAGAATACATCCTGGCTGGGAGCCGCCAGCGTTTCATTTAGCGCCTCGGCGTACATGAGGTACAGGTCGGCCAGGCGGATCAGCGGAAAGTCGAAGCGCTTACCAACGAAGGTTTTCCCGTTATAGGTGGAATAATAGTTGCAAAGTTTCTTGATGTAGAAAGTGGTGACAGAGTAGCGCGCCGTTCCGATGCGGCCGCCGGTCATGGAACCGAGGCGGAAATTCAGCGGCCATTGCTGCTTGTCGTCGAGCCGTCCCAACCCGAACCACCACCCGCCGTCTACGGCGATGCTGCCGTAGAAGCGGGGCTCGCGGTTCAGATGGAGATTGGCGGTCACGAATCCGGGCTGCATGTAATATTGGTGATCCTGCGGCGTGACGGCCAGTTCATACCTTTCATTGTATTTGTAATGGGGATCTTCATTGATGGGAACGCCATTGCTGGAGTAGAACATTTCCGCGATCTTCAGCGTTGGTACCAGCCGCTGGAACACCACGTTCTCATGATCGCCGTGGAGCCGCGGAATGGTGGCCAATTCCAGCTGGGAACTAACGAACGACGACAGCGACCAAATGCGCTCGCGGTTGTATTTATCCGTCACGATCTGCCCCGGCAGCAATACGAGTTTAGTGGAATCGCTGATCTGCAGGGAAGGATTGTTGAATTCATACAGCTGGATGCCGGCTTCATGGCAGGTATCAATCGCGTTTTTGCAGGCTTCCGCCGCCCGCAACCATTTGGCGGGGTCGAACGTGGCGCTGAAAAGCTTCACCCCGCGATCGTCAGTCATCCCCGTATAATCCGGATTACCATTAAAAAGCGGACTGGCGGCGGTAACCAGTACCTGGGCTTTAATCGCCAGTGCGGCGGGTCGCGTGATCCGTCCTTCTTCCGTTACTTCGTTGGCGACTTCCAGGGGCAGATCGGGCGCGGCTTCGTCCAACAGTTGCACAATGTAGTTTACCACATCGTCTACCGGCTGGCGGTATACCAGTACTTCTTCCGGCGCGGCGGAAATGGGGAGATTGTCGCGCATGACGGGGATAGGCCCGTATTGTTTCATCAGGTAGAAGTGGTAAAAAGCCTTTAGCGTTTTCACTTCCGCCAACCATTGCTTCAGCTCGAACCCGTCGAGATCGCGGGCTTTATGCGCATTGGCGAGGAAGGTATTGCAATCGCGGATGGCCTGCCAGAGCGCCAGTCCGGCTTCGATACCGTGCCAGTTGCTGAAGTACGGGCGTTGGTTGTTATTGCCTTCCAGGGCCAGGGAATAGGCGTACTGGATCTTGTTATCGATGTCTGGATGGAACCACAGGTCGTCGCCGCCCATGAACCCGATTTCGTTGAGGGTTCCCACGCGGGGGATTTTGGAATAGCAGGTGGCCAGGAACCTCTGGGTGCCTACGCGGTCGCGGAAAGCATGATCGAGCGTGGCCACGTTGTCGGGTATCACATCCAGGTATTTATTGCAGGAGGTGCATAGCAGCAAGGCCGAAACGGTGGCCAGGAGCGTCTTTTTCATCAGTTGCGTGTATTGCTGGATCATAAAGAACATTGAATTCCGAAGTTAATGATGCGTTGCAGGGGATAGCCCAGACCTTCGCCGGCCATTTCCGGATCCCAGAGCTTGAATTTGCTAAAGCTGAAAAGATTGGCGCCATTGGCGTAAACACGTAGTTTTTCGATGCCGGCGCGTTTCATCAAGGCCGCGGGGACGCTATATCCCAGCTCCAGTTGCTTCAGGCGAAGGAAGGAACCGTCGCGCATGAACCAGGTGCTTCGCGCGCTGTTGTTCGTATTGGCGGTGTTCGACAGGCGCGGCCAGAGCGCGCGGATGTTGCGGTTTTCCTCCGACCAGTGATCATCGGCATATACTTTCAATAACTGGTTGGAACTGCCTTCCGCACCGATGAATGGCGCCGTGGCGTTCGCGTCTATCCAGAACGATTCCCGCGCAAGACCCTGGATGAAGCACGACAAGTCGAAGTTGCGGTAACCGGCCGACATCCCGAACCCGTACACGACTTCAGGCGTGGTAGGGAAACCGATAGGCACCTGGTCGAGGGCGTCGATCTTGCCGTCACCGTTGATATCCTTGTATTTGATATCGCCGCCCATCACCTGGCCCGCCTGGAAAGGCGAGTTAAGTACTTCCTTGTCGTCTACAAACAACCGCTCCGCCACATACCCCCACGACTGCCCCAGGGAATGCCCGATACGGGATTTCCAGGGTGCATGCCGGTAATCCGGTTCCTCATAGGTGGTGAATTCGCTCGTTGCGTACGTGAAATTGGCCCGTCCGGAGAGATAGAATTGCTTGGAGAACTGTTTATTCATTTCCAGTGATAAATCAAAACCTCTGCTGGTAGCCGCGCCTACGTTGGCTTTCGGCAAGGTGAGCAGGCCCATCGTATTCGGGATATGCGAACGGGTCATGAGTATGCCGGAGCGGCTTTCGCGGTAGACGTCCGCAATGATATTAATAAAACCGAACAGCCCGATTTCCGCGCTGAGGTTGAGTTTCTTCGCCGTTTCCCAGCTGATGTTGCGGTTCTCATAGCGCGTTTCTGCGATACCGGTGATCGTATTGGTGAATTCAGAACCGAAAAGATAACTATGCGGCGCGCTGTTCATATTCACTTCCGACAGGAAGAAGAAACGCTCGGCGGAACTACCGATCGCATCATTACCTACCAGGCCGTACGTACCGCGCAGCTTGAGGTTTGAGATCGTTTTGGAGAAGCGCTCCCAGAAAGGCTCACGTGATACGTACCAGGCGCCGCCGATGCTCGGGAAGAACCCGAAACGGTGGCTTTTGTAAAACCGCTCCGATCCGTTATAACCAAAGTTGGCTTCCACAAAGTACTTCTCCGCCAGGGCATACGTAAAACGCCCTGCCAGCCCCATGTTGCGGTGCGGCAGCGAATTCTGGAGCGTGCCGGCGTTGGCCTGCAGCTTATTCAGCATCGTATACACCAGCATCCCGTTCAACGTGTTGCGGGAATTGAAATGATGCTCGTAGCTAAGGATTCCCTGGAAATAGTTTTCGGAAGAAACATCCTTATCCCCTTCCGAATAACCCAGGTATTCCGTCCCGGCTTCGGGATTGAGCGCCGCCAGCGTATAATCGCCGGATTGCTTGTCGTAGCTGGAAACAGCATAGAAGAAAGGATTGTAATTGCGGGAAACGGTGTAGTAATTGTACCGCGTGGTATTGTACATACCGCTCAGCTTCAGGCCTTTTGCGATAAAACTCAGATCTTGTTTGATCTCGAACTGCGCCAGGGTCATGGCGTTGGTATAGTCGCGGTACCCTTTCATCATATCCGCGTAAGGATTGCTGAACTGCCCCGCGTCATAGTTGCCGAACAGGATATGCTCCGTGGTCATATGTTGCGCGTCCGGCTGGTAAAAGGCGGGATACAACACGGGATTGGTCCGCATGATCTGCCGGTATACGTCGGCGCCGCCTTTGATGGGCCCCGTGTAATCGGACCAGGTGGTATTCAGGCGCACCAGGGCTTCGGTGGTTTTGGTCAGGTTGATGTTGACGTTGGACCGGAGGCCGTAGGTTTTGAGGTTGATATTGTTATTGAAGTTATTGCGGTTGTCCACTTTAAGCAGGCCGTTATCTTTATTGAAAGTGGCCGCCACGTAATACCGCGCTACCTTGCCGCCGCCGGAAACGTTGAGGTTGGCGCGGTGATTCACGACACGGTCTTTCAGCAGCATCTGCTTCCAGTCTGTAGCCGGGTAGAGCACGGGGTGCAGCCCGGCCCTGGTGTTGGCGATTTTTTCCTGTGAGTAGGGTTTGAGCGCGTTGGGATTGCGGGTGGTAACGGCTTCGTTGGCGAATTCCATGTAAGTAACCGGGTCCGCCAGTTCCACTTCTTTTGTTGGGCTGGATATGGAATTTTCGATGCGCGCGGTGATAAGGGCTTTCCCCTCCTTACCTTCTTTGGTGGTGATGAGGATCACCCCGTTGGCACCTCGGGCGCCGTAGAGCGAGGTGGCGGAGGCATCTTTCATAATCGAAAAGCTGGCGATGTCATCCACCTGCATGCGCGCCAGTTCCGAGGCGGGCACTTCCACACCGTCGACCAATATCAGCGGGCGGTTGGAGTACCCGAAGCTGGTGACGCCGCGGATGAAGAAATCCGCGTTATCCTGCCCCGGTTCACCGCTTCGCTGGTATGCAACCATCCCCGCGATACGCCCGGCCAGCGCGGTGGTGAGGTTACTGGAAGGCACTTTTAGCTCGGAAGGCTTGATGGTGGTGATGGCGCCCACCACGCTTTCCTTTTTCTGCGTGGCGAAGGCTACCACCTGTACTTCATCGAAGGTGTCTTTCTTCCGTTTCAGGGTAACGTTGATCTGGGCGCGGGCGTTCACCGGTACCTGCAGAATCTCCATCCCGATGAACGTAAAAACCAACGTGCCGGCAGGCGGTGCATCGATGGTATATCTTCCGTTTTCGTCGGCGATCACGCCTTTGGTGCTGCCCGCGATAGTAACGGTCACCCCTGGCAACGGCCCGCCGTCTTCGTCGGTAATAACGCCCTTAACGGTGACCTGCGCACCGGGAGCCTGCGCCCTGCCGGGCAGCCCCGGCAGCAGGATTGCCAGTATCAAGCAACAGCAAGACAGCAGGCGCCAAAATAATCTAGCATTTTTCATATACATATATTCAAATAATGTCGTGAATAATTCCATTGAAAATCGCGTTCAGGCATGCATATCCCATCCAGGAACAGCGAAGCGCTCCTGCTACTGTAAAGTGAAATGATTGCAATAGTGGATTGGTTACCCCATGGTCATGCCTAATGTTCGATTCCTGTCGATATTTCAGTTGATTTCCGCCCGCGTTAGCGCAAAGTTCATAACGGATATTTCTGGAAGCGGCGCGGAAATCGATGCAGTCAAATCTATTCCAACCCGCTTAATCTTTTTTGTACTATCAATTACAATTGTAGTATTATTTTTCAGAACGCCCCGGCAACTGTCCCTTACGGCTATAACGTCCTGACAAGGTATAGAAATATTCTAAATCAAATACTTATAAATAGAATTCCGGTAAAGCGCGGGGATAAATCACGCTGTACTCCTATATTGAAATTGCTCTATTTCCAGAGAATTTTATCATAAACGGGGTGCTTACCAGCAACCCCATGCCCCATCCACCACCAGGTTATGACCGGTGATGTAAGACGCGGCGTCTGACAGCAGGAAAGCAACAGGACCGGCGATTTCCGCCGCCATGCCAATGCGGTTCATCGGCGACTGCCCCGCCAAACGCGCTATAAATTCCGGATGCTGCGCCTGCACCGTTGGATTCGGGAAAGGCCCGGGAGAAATGCAGTTGCACCGCACGTTGCTGCCTGCCCAATGTACGGCCAGGTATTTTGTCATATGGATGATGCCGGCTTTGCCGACGCCGTATTCGATCGGGTTCTTGTTCATCGGCGCGTGGTACACCTCGGCTTTGGGAGACATCATCCCGTAAATGCTGGAAAACAATACGATGCTGCCTTTCCCCTTCTCCCGCATCAGGTTGCCCACCTCCCGCGCCAGGATGAAACCTGCCGTGAGCCCGCCATGATTCACTTTGTCAAAATCTTCCGCGGAAAGATCTTCCATCGCTTTGGCGGTGGAGGCGTAAGTCAGGTTCACCATACCCGCGGGGACGCCGTAACGCGCAACATGGTCCTTCACGAACGCGGGAATTTCATCCACATTTGCCACATCCAGCGAAGCGGCAATTACAACCGCCTGCGGTTGGTCCGGCAGTTGAACCGACGCGGCGCGATTGTCTAGATCAACGCATAATATTTTCGCGCCGGCCCGCGTGAGTTGCGCTACCACGGCCTGTCCCAGGTATCCCGCACCACCGAATACCCAGATCCACTGTCCTTCCAGTTGAAGAAAATTATCTTTCATCATGATCAGATTTACAATAATTGGCTGACTTCGTCAAATGTAGTTACAACTGGTAATCTGATTACAACTATTATTTGCAATCATGATACGATCTTTCAGAACATTTTCCGGCGGGCGCCGGTTATTGCGGCAGTGTAGTAAGGGCGGAGTTAAAATCCAGTTTCTTGTAATACTTCACGTTTTTTGCGTCCAGCGCTTGTTTGTCATCGGAAAAGGAAACGATAGGCGTATCGAAGTGCCAGGTGCCGAGGTACTGTATTTTACCAGGTTCCGCGGTAAATGTATAGCGTTGCAGCCGGTCCTCCGTCAGCTTCCCTTCTTTCAACAATTTTTGGGCTTCATCGAAGTTGATATTTTTGGAGATGGGCTCCAGGTGCACTGTTCCGCCGTACCATTTGCTTTGCGTCCATTGATAGGAACTCAGCTCGTATTCCCCGGCGGGCAGGTGGAAGCAGAAGGTATTTTCCTTTTTGGATTTGTAGGTTGCTTTTACGCGCATGGCGTAAATTTTCCCGGTGGCCCGGTTACGCAGATAGATATCCTGGGAAAACCCACCGCTGCTGAATCCCAGGCGCTGGATAAAATTGCCGTAAATAACAGTATGCCCCGGCTGCACGGATTCATT
Above is a genomic segment from Chitinophaga pollutisoli containing:
- a CDS encoding DUF5000 domain-containing lipoprotein, giving the protein MKKIWLFPFLLLLLQACKEDELVGQYPVDDVPPGPVTGMTVENVPGGSIIRYKIPADNDLLYIKATYQRNGKTVEQKASVYDTRLVLEGLGKSQTQSVTLVAYDRSENASSPASVDVTPLNAPIYGILESLVMQADFGGVRLDWVNGNAADIVVTVITKEARYGVEEYVEAANFYSKTKAGVGTVRGYADVDREFGVYIHDRWGNVTDTVFGVYKPFYEEALDKGLFRRWNPPGIPYSAYTTPNWYIENLWNNRIDAQPSGGTGFANFGLQFTFDMGQMAKISRFKINQRPETNLLYNYAHPKKFELWGSPHPNVNADFAGWIYLGTFESIKPSNLPLGQLNDEDIQYAHINGEEWNMPLDSKPVRYIRFVCQETWAQANDVQMMELSMWGDTNY
- a CDS encoding RagB/SusD family nutrient uptake outer membrane protein, which encodes MKKTLLATVSALLLCTSCNKYLDVIPDNVATLDHAFRDRVGTQRFLATCYSKIPRVGTLNEIGFMGGDDLWFHPDIDNKIQYAYSLALEGNNNQRPYFSNWHGIEAGLALWQAIRDCNTFLANAHKARDLDGFELKQWLAEVKTLKAFYHFYLMKQYGPIPVMRDNLPISAAPEEVLVYRQPVDDVVNYIVQLLDEAAPDLPLEVANEVTEEGRITRPAALAIKAQVLVTAASPLFNGNPDYTGMTDDRGVKLFSATFDPAKWLRAAEACKNAIDTCHEAGIQLYEFNNPSLQISDSTKLVLLPGQIVTDKYNRERIWSLSSFVSSQLELATIPRLHGDHENVVFQRLVPTLKIAEMFYSSNGVPINEDPHYKYNERYELAVTPQDHQYYMQPGFVTANLHLNREPRFYGSIAVDGGWWFGLGRLDDKQQWPLNFRLGSMTGGRIGTARYSVTTFYIKKLCNYYSTYNGKTFVGKRFDFPLIRLADLYLMYAEALNETLAAPSQDVFYYIDLVRRRAGLQGVAESWTQHSIFPGKFQNKDGMREIIHQERNIELAFEGHRFWDLRRWKKAISSYNQPIMGWNTEGVTAQDFYQPVTWNRKPYGLRDILWPIMQDEILRNNKLIQNPGW
- a CDS encoding TonB-dependent receptor: MILAILLPGLPGRAQAPGAQVTVKGVITDEDGGPLPGVTVTIAGSTKGVIADENGRYTIDAPPAGTLVFTFIGMEILQVPVNARAQINVTLKRKKDTFDEVQVVAFATQKKESVVGAITTIKPSELKVPSSNLTTALAGRIAGMVAYQRSGEPGQDNADFFIRGVTSFGYSNRPLILVDGVEVPASELARMQVDDIASFSIMKDASATSLYGARGANGVILITTKEGKEGKALITARIENSISSPTKEVELADPVTYMEFANEAVTTRNPNALKPYSQEKIANTRAGLHPVLYPATDWKQMLLKDRVVNHRANLNVSGGGKVARYYVAATFNKDNGLLKVDNRNNFNNNINLKTYGLRSNVNINLTKTTEALVRLNTTWSDYTGPIKGGADVYRQIMRTNPVLYPAFYQPDAQHMTTEHILFGNYDAGQFSNPYADMMKGYRDYTNAMTLAQFEIKQDLSFIAKGLKLSGMYNTTRYNYYTVSRNYNPFFYAVSSYDKQSGDYTLAALNPEAGTEYLGYSEGDKDVSSENYFQGILSYEHHFNSRNTLNGMLVYTMLNKLQANAGTLQNSLPHRNMGLAGRFTYALAEKYFVEANFGYNGSERFYKSHRFGFFPSIGGAWYVSREPFWERFSKTISNLKLRGTYGLVGNDAIGSSAERFFFLSEVNMNSAPHSYLFGSEFTNTITGIAETRYENRNISWETAKKLNLSAEIGLFGFINIIADVYRESRSGILMTRSHIPNTMGLLTLPKANVGAATSRGFDLSLEMNKQFSKQFYLSGRANFTYATSEFTTYEEPDYRHAPWKSRIGHSLGQSWGYVAERLFVDDKEVLNSPFQAGQVMGGDIKYKDINGDGKIDALDQVPIGFPTTPEVVYGFGMSAGYRNFDLSCFIQGLARESFWIDANATAPFIGAEGSSNQLLKVYADDHWSEENRNIRALWPRLSNTANTNNSARSTWFMRDGSFLRLKQLELGYSVPAALMKRAGIEKLRVYANGANLFSFSKFKLWDPEMAGEGLGYPLQRIINFGIQCSL
- a CDS encoding SDR family oxidoreductase → MMKDNFLQLEGQWIWVFGGAGYLGQAVVAQLTRAGAKILCVDLDNRAASVQLPDQPQAVVIAASLDVANVDEIPAFVKDHVARYGVPAGMVNLTYASTAKAMEDLSAEDFDKVNHGGLTAGFILAREVGNLMREKGKGSIVLFSSIYGMMSPKAEVYHAPMNKNPIEYGVGKAGIIHMTKYLAVHWAGSNVRCNCISPGPFPNPTVQAQHPEFIARLAGQSPMNRIGMAAEIAGPVAFLLSDAASYITGHNLVVDGAWGCW